In Miniphocaeibacter halophilus, the following proteins share a genomic window:
- a CDS encoding BCCT family transporter encodes MKKEKFSFKKETIFIISMLLVFVIVLWGLLHTSSFESTANTVFNFLSGNFSWLYTLAMTSFVVYALWLGFISKYKNIKLGPDDSKPDYKTITWFGMLFSAGMGIGLVFWGIAEPLSHYLQPAAGIETASLESAKFAMEKSFLHWGLHPWANYCIIGLGLAYMQFRMKKPALVSSIFIPLLGEEKTKGGLGKLIDILAVFATAGGMATSLGLGTYQINSGLNYLFGIPESTTVQLIIVVGITIIYTGTAVAGIDKGIAAISNLNMILVAILLLGSFVFGPTVKILSIFIESTGLYLQRFLSSALEMGAFNEDTWYSGWTIFYWAWWISWAPFVGVFIARISRGRTIKEFVAGVLLVPAILSFLWFAIFGGIDFSVDIAILTEAAKNTTTAFFIVMNEIPFGTILSMVTVVLLFTFFITSANSATFVLGMLCDEGKLEPNKMKMGVWGILISALTLALMLGTSNGLNMLQTISIVAAFPFIFIMFFAMYALKKALDKDPYTIELDRQKKLAKEKAAALK; translated from the coding sequence ATGAAGAAAGAAAAATTTAGTTTCAAAAAGGAAACGATATTTATTATTTCCATGTTACTGGTCTTTGTAATTGTTCTTTGGGGATTATTACATACATCTAGTTTTGAAAGTACTGCAAACACAGTATTTAACTTTTTATCTGGTAATTTTAGTTGGCTTTATACTCTGGCTATGACATCGTTTGTAGTATATGCATTGTGGCTTGGGTTTATTAGTAAATATAAAAACATAAAATTAGGACCAGATGATTCAAAGCCAGATTATAAAACAATAACATGGTTTGGAATGTTGTTTTCAGCTGGTATGGGTATAGGGTTAGTGTTTTGGGGAATAGCAGAACCACTTAGTCATTATTTACAACCAGCGGCAGGAATTGAAACTGCATCACTGGAGTCGGCTAAATTTGCAATGGAGAAATCGTTTTTACATTGGGGATTACATCCTTGGGCAAATTATTGCATTATAGGTTTAGGATTAGCATATATGCAATTTAGAATGAAAAAACCCGCTTTAGTAAGTAGTATATTTATTCCTTTACTTGGTGAAGAAAAGACTAAAGGAGGCCTTGGGAAATTAATAGATATATTAGCTGTCTTTGCGACAGCAGGAGGAATGGCAACATCTTTAGGATTAGGTACATATCAAATAAATAGTGGTTTAAATTATCTATTTGGCATTCCTGAAAGTACTACAGTCCAGTTAATAATAGTAGTAGGAATAACTATTATATATACAGGAACAGCCGTAGCTGGAATAGATAAAGGGATAGCTGCAATTTCCAATTTAAATATGATTTTAGTGGCTATCTTATTATTGGGTTCTTTTGTATTTGGACCTACTGTTAAAATTTTAAGTATTTTCATTGAAAGTACAGGCCTATATTTACAGAGATTTTTAAGTAGTGCTTTGGAAATGGGTGCATTTAATGAAGATACCTGGTATAGCGGATGGACAATATTTTATTGGGCTTGGTGGATTTCTTGGGCACCATTTGTTGGAGTATTTATTGCTAGAATTTCAAGAGGAAGAACAATAAAAGAATTTGTGGCAGGCGTTTTATTAGTACCAGCAATATTATCTTTTTTATGGTTTGCAATATTTGGTGGTATAGATTTTTCTGTTGATATAGCAATTTTAACAGAGGCTGCTAAGAATACAACTACAGCATTTTTCATTGTAATGAATGAGATACCTTTTGGGACAATATTATCCATGGTAACTGTAGTTTTACTATTTACTTTTTTTATTACATCAGCAAACTCAGCAACTTTTGTTCTTGGTATGCTATGTGATGAAGGAAAACTAGAACCAAATAAAATGAAAATGGGAGTTTGGGGTATTTTAATATCAGCTTTAACTTTAGCACTAATGTTAGGAACTAGTAATGGATTGAATATGTTGCAAACAATTTCCATTGTAGCAGCTTTTCCATTTATATTTATAATGTTTTTTGCTATGTATGCATTAAAAAAAGCCTTGGATAAAGATCCATATACAATTGAATTAGATAGACAAAAGAAACTAGCAAAAGAAAAAGCGGCGGCTTT
- a CDS encoding DUF3841 domain-containing protein has protein sequence MERIKLIEKNNNIILFTCQNDKSLEVLKKEKVIVNKKSYIENSFGEISNIFIRGYDWFVKEAEKKVARPDYAQYHIWCSTNAENCMKPIENEVIYIIEVPKDKVIFFDSVKWDHVLNLRYVPKDDNDYNNYINSLRKKGIKSEYDIFDDSKGNLNLLERQKVIDSWPRIFDISSTPVHFIQANIWEIREEWIRDIIYFEEKIPDKYFT, from the coding sequence ATGGAAAGAATAAAGTTAATTGAAAAAAACAATAATATTATTTTATTTACATGCCAGAACGATAAATCCCTTGAAGTATTAAAGAAAGAAAAAGTAATAGTAAATAAAAAAAGTTACATAGAAAATAGTTTTGGAGAAATTTCAAATATTTTTATTAGGGGATATGATTGGTTTGTAAAAGAAGCAGAAAAAAAAGTAGCAAGACCAGATTATGCACAATACCATATTTGGTGTAGTACAAATGCAGAAAATTGTATGAAACCCATTGAAAATGAAGTAATCTATATTATTGAAGTTCCTAAAGACAAGGTTATTTTTTTTGATTCAGTAAAATGGGATCATGTACTTAATTTAAGATATGTACCAAAGGATGACAATGATTATAATAACTATATAAATAGTTTAAGAAAAAAGGGGATTAAAAGTGAATATGATATCTTTGATGATTCAAAAGGAAATTTAAACTTACTTGAAAGACAAAAGGTAATTGACAGTTGGCCAAGGATTTTTGATATAAGTAGTACTCCTGTTCATTTTATTCAAGCTAATATTTGGGAAATAAGAGAAGAATGGATAAGAGATATTATATACTTTGAAGAAAAAATTCCAGATAAATATTTCACATAG